In Pyrus communis chromosome 1, drPyrComm1.1, whole genome shotgun sequence, the following are encoded in one genomic region:
- the LOC137719508 gene encoding dof zinc finger protein DOF2.4-like, which produces MIQELFGGAGLSNIEGGERKSFTFHGGTTCSPSLSPSPSPSSSTTTTATATTTITAGLSNTENLRCPRCDSSNTKFCYYNNYNLTQPRHFCKTCRRYWTKGGALRNVPIGGGYRKNRSVTGSTASIGKTAAGKLKTVVSEIGRSGFGGGFDQEVQASPILWGSPQNSHLLALLKASHHQNPNPNQLCNSVNVKEEGGMNMIGSHMMTTEAIAMNTARTLGLDPVCQAPSLGLCSSFGRNNNQNHPPPSHHQHQQNGFIVGHEVQSSNIGIQELFQRLTPSTSQSGSYYSDQLNNVVASSSSSSLSSYSTSSILDSSPAVGGGEMGYWNPAFTAWSFDLPTTNGAYH; this is translated from the coding sequence atGATCCAAGAACTGTTTGGAGGTGCAGGCCTTAGTAACATAGAAGGAGGAGAGAGGAAATCTTTCACCTTTCATGGTGGTACTACTTGTTCTCCTTCTCTGTCTCCTTCACCATCCCCTTCTTCCTCAACAACtaccaccgccaccgccaccacaACAATCACGGCAGGTTTATCAAATACTGAGAACTTGAGATGCCCAAGATGCGATTCTTCCAACACCAAGTTCTGCTACTACAACAATTACAACCTCACTCAACCCCGCCACTTCTGCAAGACCTGTCGCCGCTACTGGACAAAAGGAGGAGCCCTCCGCAACGTTCCAATTGGCGGCGGCTATAGAAAAAACAGGAGTGTCACCGGGTCAACGGCTTCCATAGGCAAGACCGCCGCAGGGAAGTTGAAAACGGTGGTGTCAGAGATTGGCCGTTCAGGATTTGGTGGGGGGTTCGATCAGGAGGTCCAAGCAAGCCCAATACTATGGGGCTCGCCCCAGAATTCTCATTTACTAGCCCTGTTAAAAGCCAGTCAtcatcaaaaccctaaccctaatcaaCTTTGTAATTCTGTAAATGTGAAGGAAGAGGGAGGTATGAATATGATTGGGTCCCACATGATGACTACTGAGGCAATTGCAATGAATACTGCTCGAACCCTGGGGTTGGATCCAGTGTGCCAGGCTCCTTCACTTGGCCTGTGCAGCTCTTTCGGGAGAAACAACAACCAAAATCATCCACCTCCAAGCCATCACCAACACCAACAAAACGGTTTCATTGTTGGTCATGAAGTTCAAAGCAGCAATATTGGAATTCAAGAATTGTTTCAGAGGCTAACACCATCAACATCACAATCAGGTAGTTATTATTCCGACCAACTAAATAATGTGGTGGCGTCTTCATCCTCCTCATCATTGTCTTCATATTCCACGTCATCGATTTTGGATTCGTCTCCGGCGGTTGGCGGTGGCGAAATGGGTTACTGGAACCCGGCGTTTACCGCGTGGTCATTTGATCTTCCGACAACCAATGGTGCATATCATTAA